A single genomic interval of Polyangia bacterium harbors:
- a CDS encoding D-alanine--D-alanine ligase: MNPRIVVVYNRDFEGAEADPENKAREDIKDIAENIIGILCRHGFAASGLGVTGDVLAAVSTLRELHPDVVFNLCESIGGDNRFEPLLPLLLDREGIAYTGSGPLALTLALHKHKAKDVLRSRGVPTPEAMFMASEDVSGVNLPFPLIVKPSREDASVGIYSESVVHDRLSLERRVATVLSRYRQPALVERYIDGREIYVSLFSQPSGPPQIFPFYEIDFSEMPPGRPHIVSFEGKWIESSDEYRGTKPVRCQGLSPEVEARIRAIVLSAFEAMELRDYARFDIRLALDGTPYIIDVNPNCDLSDIAGGFSKAAKAGGLSYDEVILRLVELALLRRPNVDTIPLSPARTDRRTAVALGTPAEGVATERVSRRRVRSV, translated from the coding sequence ATGAACCCGCGCATCGTTGTTGTCTATAACCGGGACTTCGAGGGCGCGGAAGCGGACCCCGAAAACAAAGCCCGCGAAGACATCAAGGACATCGCGGAGAACATCATCGGGATCTTGTGCCGGCACGGATTCGCCGCCTCGGGACTGGGCGTCACCGGCGATGTACTGGCAGCGGTCAGCACGCTGCGCGAATTGCATCCCGACGTGGTTTTCAATCTGTGCGAATCGATCGGCGGCGACAATCGATTCGAACCGCTTTTGCCGCTGCTGCTGGATCGCGAAGGGATCGCCTATACCGGCTCGGGCCCGCTGGCGCTGACGCTGGCCTTGCACAAACACAAGGCCAAAGACGTGCTGCGCTCGCGCGGCGTGCCCACACCCGAAGCGATGTTCATGGCCAGCGAGGACGTCAGCGGCGTGAACCTGCCGTTCCCGTTGATCGTCAAGCCGTCGCGCGAAGACGCTTCGGTGGGCATCTACAGCGAATCGGTGGTTCACGATCGCCTGTCGCTCGAGCGGCGGGTGGCCACCGTGCTGTCGCGCTATCGCCAGCCGGCCCTGGTCGAACGCTACATCGACGGCCGCGAGATCTACGTCTCGTTGTTCAGCCAGCCCAGCGGTCCGCCGCAGATCTTTCCCTTCTACGAGATCGACTTCTCGGAGATGCCGCCGGGACGGCCACACATCGTGTCCTTCGAAGGGAAATGGATCGAATCGTCCGATGAGTACCGCGGCACCAAGCCGGTTCGGTGCCAGGGCCTGTCCCCGGAGGTCGAGGCGCGCATCCGGGCCATCGTGCTCAGCGCCTTCGAGGCCATGGAGCTGCGCGATTACGCGCGCTTCGACATTCGGCTGGCGCTGGACGGGACGCCGTACATCATCGACGTCAATCCCAACTGCGATTTGTCGGACATCGCCGGTGGCTTCTCGAAAGCAGCGAAGGCCGGCGGGCTCAGCTACGATGAGGTGATTCTCCGGCTGGTCGAGCTGGCCCTGTTGAGACGACCCAATGTCGACACCATCCCACTGTCACCCGCGCGCACCGATCGCCGCACCGCTGTCGCTTTGGGCACGCCCGCCGAAGGCGTCGCCACCGAGCGCGTCTCGCGCCGCCGCGTCCGCTCGGTCTGA
- the lipB gene encoding lipoyl(octanoyl) transferase LipB — translation MHPRWAWLGRVPYGATAALQESLRQQVVAGLGPETLLLLEHQPVITLGRSADAAHVLAAPEELQGRGITVHHTARGGDVTYHGPGQLVGYPIIRLRGGIVGHMRAMADGLADVLAGHGIAVRWDRDAPGLWVDEAGAPPAKIAAFGVHVRQRVTIHGFALNVTSDLNAFRLIVPCGLPDARVTSMKQLLGDGAPAVDALAEDVAQSFARRFGIDFARADRDDLTAPGTFVAQSAS, via the coding sequence TGGGCGTGGCTGGGTCGCGTGCCCTACGGCGCGACCGCCGCCTTGCAGGAAAGTCTGCGGCAGCAGGTTGTGGCAGGCCTTGGGCCCGAGACGCTGCTGCTGCTGGAACACCAGCCGGTCATCACTCTCGGGCGGTCGGCCGACGCCGCGCACGTGCTGGCCGCGCCGGAGGAATTGCAGGGGCGCGGGATCACCGTCCACCACACGGCGCGCGGCGGCGATGTCACGTACCACGGTCCCGGTCAGTTGGTCGGCTACCCGATTATCCGGCTGCGCGGCGGCATCGTCGGTCACATGCGGGCGATGGCTGACGGATTGGCGGACGTGCTGGCCGGGCACGGAATCGCCGTCCGCTGGGATCGAGACGCGCCCGGGCTGTGGGTCGACGAGGCCGGGGCACCGCCAGCGAAGATCGCCGCCTTTGGCGTTCATGTCCGCCAGCGGGTGACGATCCATGGCTTTGCCTTGAACGTCACCTCGGACCTGAATGCCTTTCGTTTGATCGTTCCTTGCGGGTTGCCCGATGCGCGCGTGACATCGATGAAACAATTGCTGGGCGACGGTGCGCCCGCCGTCGACGCGCTGGCGGAGGACGTTGCGCAGTCATTCGCGCGTCGCTTCGGAATCGACTTCGCGCGCGCGGATCGCGATGACCTGACGGCACCAGGAACGTTCGTCGCGCAGAGCGCGTCTTAA